The Deltaproteobacteria bacterium genomic interval GGCGTCCGCGCCGCGCACGCCGCGCAGCACGCCGGCCCGCTCGACCGGAAGCATCAGCACGCCGGACGCGGCGCGCTCCCGCGCCAGCGCGCCGACGTCTCGCCCGACGGCGTGCGCGATCACGACCTCCTCGAGGCTGACGCCGGCGCCGAACCGCAGCGCGCGGCCACACAGCCCGCCGATGGACCGCGCGGCCACCTCGACGACGACGGGTTCGATGCCCCCGGCGAGGCGCAACTCGGCGTGCACCGGTCCGTGGCGCAGCCCGATCGCGGCCGCGGCGGCGGCGACCGTGCGGCGGATCGCCCGCTGTACGTCGCCCGGCAGGCGCGACGGCGTGACGTAGATGGTCTCGGCAAAAAACGGCCCGTCGAGCGGTTCCGGCTTGTCGAACAGCGCCAGCGGGCGGACCTCGCCGTCGACGACGAGCCCCTCGAACGCCACCTCCGGTCCCGGCACGAACTGCTCGACGAGCACCCCGGCGTCCGCGGGCGCGCGCGCCGCCACGTCGGGGCGGCTCACCAGCGCGCGCAACCGGTCGAGCCGCGCGGCGAGTTCGTCCGGGTCGTCGGCGCGCATCACGCCGCGACTGGTCGACAGGTGGCGCGGCTTGACCACGACCGGGAAGCGAACATCCCCGGGAACCCGCCAATCGGCGACGTGCCGCCACGCGGGCTGTGCGACGCCGCCGGCGGCCAATAGTCGTCGCATCTGCAACTTATCGGCCGTCGCGCGTGCGGCGCTCGGCGCGTTGTGCGGCAGCCCGAGGCGCTCGCCGACCAGCGCGGCGATCACCGCCGTGCGCTCGTCGGTCGCCACCACGCCCGCGACGTCGCCCGCCTGCGCGACGATGGCGTCGGCGGCGCGCTCCGGCCGCCGGAAATCGACCGCGAGTGGCCCCTCGGCCCACCAGTTCGCGGCCAGGCGCTGGCAGCGATCGGTCGCCAGCACGACCTCGACGCCGACACGCCCGGCGGCGGCGACCAGGTCGCCGGTCTGGTATGCGGTCGTCGCCGCGATCACGAGCACGCGGTCCACGCGGGTGCAGTAGCACATCGCCGGCGCGACCGGCATCGGTTTGACGCCGCTGCGCGATGTGCTGCAATCCCGCCCGCGCCGATGACCGCTCCGATCGCGCTGCTGTCGCACTTCCCCGGACTCGCCGCCCGCGTGCCTTGGGCGGCGCTCGGCAACTGGCCCACGCCGGTCGAACCGCTCGACGCGCTCGCGCGCCAACTCGGCAGTTCGCCGCTGTGGGTCAAGCGCGAAGATCGCGCACACCCGGCGTTCGGCGGCAACAAGGTGCGCACGCTCGAGACGCTGCTCGCGCGCGCCGCGGAGGCCGGCGCCCAGCGCGTCTGGGCGACCGGGGCCTACGGATCGAACCACGCGCTGTGCACCGCGATCCATGCGCCGCGAGTGGGCCTCGCCGCGGGCGCATTATTGGTTCCGCAACCACTTACTGCCACGGCCGCACGCAACCTGCGCGCCCTGTACGCGACCGATTGCCGCGTCGTCGCGCTGCGGTCGGCCGCCGAGTTGCCGGTGGCGACCGTCGCGGTGTGCGCGCGGCGCGACGAGCGCGCCGCGGTCATGACGCCCGGCGGCGCGGTCCCGCGCGGCGCGCTCGGCCACGTGTCGGCTGCGCTCGAACTGGCCGGCCAGGTGGCCGCCGGCGCATGTCCGGCGCCGGCCGCGATCGTGGTCGCGTGCGGCAGCACGTGCACCGCGGCGGGCCTGTCGCTCGGCGTCCACCTCGCCGCTCGACTCGGCATCGGCTGGCGCGATCCGCCGCGCATCGTCGCCGTCCGCGTCACGCCGTGGCCGGTCACCAGCGCCGCCGCCATCGCGGCGCTCGCGGCGGCCACGTCGCGCGTCCTCGCCCGCCACGTCGGGCCGGTCGCGCGCGTCGGCTTGCGCCCGCTGCGGGCCGCCGTCGAGGTCGACGCGCGGTTTCTCGGCGGCGGCTACGGGCGGCCCAGTCGCGCGGGTGCGGCAGCCGCGGCGCAGTTTGCGGACGCCGGCGGGCCGCCGCTGGACGAGGTCTACTCGGCGAAATCGGCGGCCGCGTTCGTCGCGCGCGCCCGCGCCGGCGCGCCCGGCCCCCTTCTATATTGGGCGAGCCGCAGCTCGGCGCCGCAGGCGCTGGCGACCGCGGGCCTGCCGCGGCACGTCCGCCGGTGGTTGGCCGGCCCGCCCGCGCGCCCGGGCTGACGCCGCATGGCCCGGGCGCAGGACGAGGGTCGGCGCGACGCCGGCACGCCGCGCGCGGTGCGCCGCGTAACCGCTCAAAATCACAAGCCCCTTGTCGGCGTAGGGCGCGGGCTCCGGCGCGGGAATATTTCGAGTTGCGCACCGGTCTTGAGGTCGTCACACTTGCCTCGGGCGCGCCCCGCCGGGGTGCGCCGGCCCCGCGCCCTTGGGCCGCCTCCGGTCGCGGCGCGGGCTCCGGCGGCCGAGCCGCCGTGTTCGTGTTTCCGTACTGACGTGTCGAACTCATCCAATCCCATCGCCCTGCACCGCGCGCCCGCGAACGACGAGCGGCCGCGCCGCCCGGTCCCGGCCGCCAACCCGCTGGCGACCTACCTCGGCGAACTCGCCGAGCACACGGTCATGACGCCCGACGAGGAGCGCCACCTCGCTCGCGAGATCGAGCGCCGCGACATCGCCGCGTGGGAGGCGCTGCTGTCGTACCGCCCCCACGTGCGCGGTCTGCTCGCGGAACTCGAGCGACGCCTGGGCGACGCCTCGCCGTCGTTCGCCGCGTTGCGCCGCGCCGACACCCTCGCGCGCAAGTCGCGCGGCCGCGCGCCGCGCGCCCGCTACGACCGTGCCGTCCAGCAGGTGGCTGCGCTGCTGCGCCATGCCGACCGCGACCGAGAGGCGTTCGACGCGCTCGTCGCCGGGGTCGACCGCCTCGCCGCGCGCCGCCGCGACCGCGGGTT includes:
- a CDS encoding ATP-grasp domain-containing protein; its protein translation is MCYCTRVDRVLVIAATTAYQTGDLVAAAGRVGVEVVLATDRCQRLAANWWAEGPLAVDFRRPERAADAIVAQAGDVAGVVATDERTAVIAALVGERLGLPHNAPSAARATADKLQMRRLLAAGGVAQPAWRHVADWRVPGDVRFPVVVKPRHLSTSRGVMRADDPDELAARLDRLRALVSRPDVAARAPADAGVLVEQFVPGPEVAFEGLVVDGEVRPLALFDKPEPLDGPFFAETIYVTPSRLPGDVQRAIRRTVAAAAAAIGLRHGPVHAELRLAGGIEPVVVEVAARSIGGLCGRALRFGAGVSLEEVVIAHAVGRDVGALARERAASGVLMLPVERAGVLRGVRGADAARAVPGVVDVVITARRGDILEPLPEGHAYLGFAFARGDGPDQVVAALAAARARLDVDVAPRLA